The following coding sequences are from one Bombus terrestris chromosome 14, iyBomTerr1.2, whole genome shotgun sequence window:
- the LOC100650586 gene encoding KICSTOR complex protein SZT2 isoform X2: MNIYHKNFLCWQLYREVCCNIVPDYSNWHSKNLLFYGEKSTQLLQKKQIEDKVTCTLSSLLCCRLREGYLIKRANVRDEVLEICFVLLWKSSVLLEYTVTCPWLTKSLSTSNTIQYTITTEAPYEFLHDITCLSKKPLKSQYRQSVVNRFWATLTSLTEGDSMLAHFSWSPDFGWTWYSVPDTIRSGMPVFYLSAYPSPSTVQLSDAACPQFGQIWQPVVSLNPLQWARWMHTQRVTLILSHDRPLPRHLHQANQSGRFQCVQSRQAAAVLYAMLKNWATFVLVENHTYVQFIYREADKPPVSFSLIRINCKALCVILNIAFAAGTEGVVRHNVVVDLLDRLSKLTLPNRPTEQKEIPSCTIVHKSLEKILIRYERMPTDLSLIVFPDAAQTISTRLTPMLGGTLTTSLSRYLYHNRWLWHVKRPFVQTIPGIVLPRLNITAIARILSTITKMRLAEGFSFTYSAAGIINMVLEVQMQGVGENDTSYPCIIQYILFPPHIMSNTTLERDSASEEDTDEGTADGEISVEDAESSGDFQIISEIWIEPQCGFSQLPVQSTATYMHLLQYHEIPDAIARIDEECINALLTLEYLSLLSQVIPNEKNTEIIYGQVPHHDVKLPKKYNKNIKSNSCTAEESCEGLPTIDERIYMMHFSFDTLNILPKCQQAELLFSMFADGTIGNNKGQGSANKILMDNFLEHMKQLHNKELLLTSAESQRFTKMLLDRRRVGGPPLPFFSEKERLSSNAEFNSYPRWKCFIKGISTTHVIITILPASEKDVVRLFTSPSYTEEQSASNNSERNGESTIFSMDLNEDDTYSKTTGMDINVTDFPSLENNESILYGQCIEESIINTDTQKRFHDCEESFVIPVYVYDCSLALLIDTLVDKLKISHNKDIYQDHTFRIGQQECKDFIELKSDYNSKPPTPEPRSEDSDNTASDQRSLVEHCKVLSLAHCHCYVVAVYKSLVLQQPLTYNDMEAAVEQCEETLIEINITNYLRSVCRHLSKLSDKNLLGELNPSTCNDVEPLHNLIKEKFERIITVAFRPVPAHPEFYYCSPSWSEHETDLIECQKSDNDDEIENLMFHSINIDGTSRNLNGKGNVTWPGANVNKVPKISRHGSMESVNSDFQRKSIFGREQPLFLQLSCSIRFQSRSGLSSIPVKSLPTCFMEILQKMEDYKDGNIAGLSLADLKITLDIICLNLPKEVLEVSLERYSGLRATSFCSGSPIGSLRTESGSSLENNAKNEFFQEKMSHLPLSQHNAISNLKDEIEWLLQDETATAFLDQPVINENVLNFVANHVSESTDRFSCKVEKVPLYFVFPSDDSKPKFISELKKLQIDKYCIRQEGNLFYFVKNMEKVSDIVPEPSKNERKESKTKDNSALKNPEQENPQELQQESNSCCTENNPNTHFKSEESYSDSINLIYEDQNIEDRFKESNTSENRFQWLIDLDNRESSLPNFWLILNVENDYVSVYFHCRFLEIISPEVNSYWHTQEMLVSQIKSTCRRVNQYLLLQNLHKTSKCSELLETESSEDYNWKSETTSEFSNAVQSRDLIQNFTPGMFRCRVVWKFTFRLHPRLKTGPGRSGLSRGIKALHGVLNRLAVSNRSNMFVYQENDKNVFYLRLHEQISDGKTLQNKLSESDEQLVVSRSNSVVSLSQVKLNDNATANDTRPRVRSFSEKESNVLNKTEDSIILMVHGISDAGPEVKRDLVQVLQNRLDDAVLEVLSVMLARNPMCKLTPADVHFIQPPKSPESIIRLNVQKHCVLYITALEFYLRQNILQFLYIPKYTDNRPEYHFQDYSQREGSIKRVSESDIFLCNQSRSSGSIGIACIALAITGEHGEPIKLLENEFPIDSFPETINVEDFKSIVSTSIYDQSSAESPPLIEFKIWKQGRVNLESLLQKLCSAVKHAIWDLVTEYKFLLTPLTEPLTKDAQEISIENKENQTSVKIDALPKIMHDLTIDRFESGEEGKLHSIYCVTLSQWFRFALEIGVPSVKRHEVILNHRHPISTIITELEAIIQGQAPDTSSRSFVLKDRQPFIEKYISNEELLTKLKNNNYSVLENEGKLDLPVYIPCDFSKDVQGTYTKCILIARNFHQWKASFSKTVQPELLIPKDQKLLQKFNPLILESNFVSRQRILLAEIRSDNIALYTYNWSKEKSEKLIKQTTNLGTWLSSRSNFFTNVIMQKLGIFHHRPNFSREHTNSQYLQIMDMESLTKFSAVPHNDGKEWIRLNNRTQNIKHNQFSWSEVIGQTMRDVKPNNYFHSNIDPTIKAVCDLQDLRLREKKVKEDLNKLYAMWQNRNAAPNIPISIVALNTFKQYSRLIHFCHTPLLFLPSWRLQSAATRDHSLSAQSSLNAGINVCQQLSQQMQKGQDEQTNLIKWHKELCSLMLSEYKQYLHSLGFSSVQIESPDNSFEEPNQQQSYYLKKSMLGGVLLFEIHLSQPFFIVKLHIIECSRLQTKASSALVNQFMLSFVDACDKIKISMHLHSFTYDFHLRSIHSYIAGTGPLLVQQGYHLIHFLDDFNKYYSKAPNYARNLIYSDVVTIRNLAISGRTLYSYLLSHEKTYNMRVFIMKSDLQDSEESEYVLVSLKSTPLISYCDAQDTKYIDDFDVVLIVSHLGQPPQAEKTEITLKYYLMLTSKRELYPKREVENNKLGKFRTVYSVEKSPSTYTEAVMDTINESSSDLQECKQDSNDKKGDTKLYSATLGTNCNNTGAPTPPPVPNSPLTQNVNPPSVSVNSSSPHLIQIRQESINYLGYYSSHEQLMQQTIMSQANAARMHIMNMIKRGALQCRTHLLWNKLLESKSAMNYNEFSELCSLAHVEPLLNLDPRLRPFINQPISWYQTLSKVLQNKYQEHHKQFNTPDGNITHLLILHPSFFQVFMMLTIDLHASRGDLYAVYCKSEEMINAPCCIEDTYNLIEGFVNACCFNLWMGLYS, from the exons atgaatatttatcacAAAAACTTCTTATGTTGGCAATTATATCGCGAAGTATGTTGTAACATTGTACCAGATTATTCAAATTGGCATTctaagaatttattattttatggagaAAAATCGACACAACTTTtacaaaagaaacaaattgaagATAAAGTGACATGTACATTAAGTAGTTTATTGTGTTGTCGTCTCCGCGAGggatatttaataaaacgtGCCAATGTGAGAGACGAAGTACTTGAAATTTGCTTTGTATTATTGTGGAAGTCCAGtgttttattagaatatacagTAACATGTCCTTGGTTAACAAAATCATTATCTACATCTAATACAATACAGTACACAATTACTACAGAag CTCCTTATGAATTTTTACACGATATCACTTGTTTATCGAAAAAGCCATTGAAATCGCAATATCGACAAAGTGTTGTCAATCGATTTTGGGCAACTTTAACATCTTTAACAGAAGGTGACAGTATGCTTGCACACTTCAGTTGGAGTCCTGATTTTGGTTGGACTTGGTATAGTGTACCAGATACAATCAGAAGCGGCATGCCAGTTTTTTATTTATCGGCTTATCCTTCACCTAGTACGGTGCAACTTAG cgATGCTGCATGCCCACAATTCGGACAAATCTGGCAACCTGTAGTGTCTTTAAATCCTTTACAGTGGGCTCGTTGGATGCACACACAAAGAGTAACGTTAATTTTATCACATGATAGACCGTTGCCAAGGCATTTACATCAAGCAAATCAAAGTGGTCGTTTTCAATGTGTTCAAAGCCGCCAGGCAGCTGCTGTCCTTTATGCCATGTTAAAGAATTGGGCAACTTTTGTTCTCGTCGAAAatcatacatatgtacaatttATTTATCGAGAAGCGGATAAACCTCCAGTTTCATTCTCGCTGATTCGTATTAATTGTAAAGCTCTCTGTGTCATTCTTAATATCGCATTCGCAGCTGGAACAGAAGGAGTTGTTCGACATAATGTTGTCGTCGATCTTTTAGATCGATTGTCTAAACTTACTTTACCAAATAGACCTACAGAACAAAAAGAAATACCTTCTTGCACCATTGTCCATAAATCTTTAGAGAAGATATTAATTAGATACGAGAGAATGCCAACTGATTTGAGTTTAATTGTATTCCCCGATGCGGCTCAGACTATTTCAACGAGACTTACACCAATGTTAGGTGGAACTTTGACGACTAGTTTGTCTAGATACTTATACCATAATCGATGGCTTTGGCATGTAAAACGACCATTCGTACAAACCATTCCTGGAATTGTATTACCACGATTGAATATAACTGCGATCGCAAGAATTCTTTCCACGATTACAAA aATGCGTTTGGCTGAGGGTTTCAGTTTCACATATTCAGCGGCGGGTATTATAAATATGGTTCTTGAAGTACAAATGCAAGGAGTTGGTGAAAATGATACATCATACCCGTGtattattcaatatattttatttccgcCACATATTATGTCAAATACAACATTAGAACGCGATAGTGCATCGGAAGAAGATACTGACGAAg gTACTGCAGATGGCGAAATAAGTGTAGAAGACGCTGAGAGTTCTGgcgattttcaaattatttctgAGATTTGGATTGAACCGCAATGTGGTTTTTCTCAATTACCTGTACAGTCCACAGCAACATACATGCATCTTTTGCAATATCATGAGATTCCAGATGCA ATTGCTCGGATAGATGAGGAATGCATCAATGCATTATTAACTTTGGAATACTTGAGCTTATTAAGTCAAGTAATACCGAacgaaaaaaatacagaaattatttATGGACAAGTCCCCCACCATGACGTCAAACTaccgaaaaaatataataaaaatatcaaaagtaatAGCTGCACAGCGGAAGAATCATGCGAAGGTCTACCAACTATCGATGAAAGGATATACATGATGCATTTTTCTTTCGACACATTGAATATCTTGCCAAAATGTCAACAAGCCGAGCTCTTATTTTCTATGTTTGCTGATg GTACAATTGGCAACAATAAGGGACAGGGAAGTGCAAATAAAATACTAATGGATAATTTCTTAGAACATATGAAACAGTTACACAATAAAGAACTTTTATTAACTTCTGCTGAATCACAAAGATTCACAAAAATGCTTCTTGACAGGCGTCGAGTAGGTGGTCCACCTTTACCGTTTTTTTCTGAAAAAG AGAGGCTCTCTTCCAACGCTGAGTTCAATTCTTATCCGCGTTGGAAATGTTTTATCAAAGGAATTAGTACAACTCATGTAATTATCACGATATTACCTGCATCAGAAAAAGACGTTGTACGTTTATTTACGTCTCCTTCGTATACAGAAGAGCAATCAGCAAGTAACAACTCCGAAAGGAATGGCGAATCTACCATATTCAGTATGGATTTAAATGAAGACGATACGTACTCAAAAACTACCGGGATGGATATTAACGTAACCGATTTTCCATCATTAGAAAATAACGAGTCGATATTATATGGTCAGTGTATCGAGGAGAGTATAATAAACACAGATACGCAGAAAAGATTTCACGATTGCGAGGAATCTTTCGTTATTCCAGTTTATGTATATGATTGTTCGCTGGCTTTGTTGATTGACACATTGGTcgacaaattaaaaatttcgcaCAATAAAGATATTTATCAAGATCACACGTTCAGAATTGGTCAGCAGGAATgtaaagattttatcgaattaaaatCTGATTATAATTCAAAACCTCCGACTCCGGAACCAAGAAGTGAGGACTCCGACAATACTGCAAGtg ATCAACGAAGTCTTGTGGAGCATTGCAAGGTATTAAGTTTGGCTCACTGTCATTGCTATGTAGTTGCAGTTTACAAATCGTTGGTATTACAACAACCTCTTACTTACAATGATATGGAAGCTGCAGTAGAACAATGCGAAGAAActctaattgaaattaatataacaaattatttgcGATCTGTATGCAGACATTTGAGCAAATTATCGGATAAAAATTTATTGGGCGAACTAAATCCTTCTACGTGTAACGATGTTGAGCCATTgcataatttaattaaagaaaaatttgaaaggaTAATTACAGTTGCCTTTAGGCCTGTACCTGCACACcctgaattttattattgttcaCCCTCTTGGTCAGAACATGAAACG gaTCTTATAGAATGTCAAAAATCAGACAATGACGATGAGATAGAAAATCTTATGTTCCATTCGATAAATATTGATGGTACATCACGAAATCTCAATGGAAAAG GGAATGTAACGTGGCCAGGCGCAAATGTCAACAAAGTTCCGAAAATTTCACGGCATGGTTCTATGGAATCTGTCAACAGCGATTTCCAGCGAAAAAGCATTTTCGGAAGAGAGCAACCGCTATTCTTACAATTAAGTTGTTCTATTCGATTTCAATCTAGATCTGGTCTTAGTAGTATCCCTGTGAAATCTCTGCCAACGTGTTTCATGGAAATTTTGCAAAAGATGGAAGACTATAAAGATGGAAATATAGCTGGCTTAAGCTTAGCTGATTTAAAAATCACTTTGGACATCATTTGTTTGAATCTCCCAAAAGAAGTATTGGAAGTAAGCTTAGAACGATATTCTGGTTTAAGAGCAACATCTTTTTGTAGTGGTTCGCCCATAGGCAGTTTGCGAACGGAAAGTGGGAGTAGCTTAGAAAATAATGCTAAAAACGAATTCTTTCAAGAAAAAATGTCTCACTTACCTTTAAGCCAACACAATGCTATAAGCAATTTAAAAGATGAAATTGAGTGGCTGTTACAAGATGAAACTGCAACCGCGTTCCTAGATCAACCCGTTATAAACGAGAACGTTTTAAATTTCGTAGCGAATCACGTTTCGGAATCAACGGATAGATTTAGCTGCAAAGTGGAAAAAGTTcctttatattttgtattcccTTCGGATGATAGTAAACCAAAATTTATAAGTGAGTTAAAGAAACTTCAAATTGATAAATATTGTATTCGTCAAGAAGGAAACTTGTtttattttgtgaaaaatatggaaaaagtgAGCGATATTGTACCAGAACCGTCTAAGAACGAGAGAAAGGAATCAAAAACAAAAGATA ATAGTGCCCTAAAAAATCCGGAACAAGAAAATCCGCAAGAGCTACAACAAGAAAGCAACAGCTGTTGTACAGAAAATAATCCTAATACACATTTTAAATCTGAGGAATCTTATTCTGAcagtattaatttaatatatgaagACCAAAATATTGAGGATAGATTTAAAGAAAGTAATACGTCGGAAAACAGATTTCAATGGTTAATAGATCTTGATAATCGTGAAAGTTCCTTACCCAATTTTTGGTTAATCTTAAACGTTGAAAATGATTATGTCAGTGTCTACTTTCATTGTAG GTTTTTAGAGATTATATCGCCCGAAGTAAATAGTTATTGGCATACTCAAGAAATGTTGGTCTCTCAAATAAAAAGTACTTGTCGTCGAGTAAACCAATATTTACTTCTGCAAAATCTTCACAAAACAAGTAAATGTTCGGAACTTTTAGAAACAGAATCAAGCGAAGATTATAACTGGAAATCAGAGACGACAAGTGAATTTAGTAATGCTGTACAAAGTAGagatttaatacaaaatttcacCCCAGGAATGTTTCGATGTCGTGTTGTTTGGAAATTTACCTTTCGACTGCATCCTCGATTAAAAACTGGTCCAGGGAGATCAGGACTTTCTCGAGGTATAAAAGCTCTACACGGTGTGCTTAATAGATTGGCTGTTAGTAACCGGAGTAATATGTTTGTATAccaagaaaatgataaaaacgtGTTTTACTTAAGATTACACGAACAAATTAGCGATGGAAAAACTTTACAAAACAAATTATCGGAAAGCGATGAACAACTTGTCGTTTCTCGGAGCAATAGTGTAGTCTCGCTATCACAAGTTAAGCTGAATGATAATGCTACGGCAAATGATACAAGACCTAGAGTTCGATCTTTTAGCGAAAAAGAATCAaacgttttaaataaaactgAAGATTCGATCATCTTAATGGTACATGGAATTTCCGACGCGGGACCGGAAGTTAAACGCGATTTGGTACAAGTTTTACAAAATCGCTTAGACGATGCGGTTCTGGAAGTTCTTTCTGTTATGTTAGCAAGAAATCCGATGTGTAAATTGACACCTGCGGACGTTCATTTTATTCAACCGCCAAAATCGCCAGAATCTATCATACGTTTAAATGTACAGAAGCATTGCGTATTATACATAACtgctttagaattttatttgcgTCAAAATATACTTCAATTTTTGTATATACCAAAATATACTGATAACAGACCAGAATATCATTTTCAAGATTACTCACAACGTGAAGGATCTATCAAAAGAGTTTCTGAATCAGACATTTTTCTGTGTAATCAAAGTCGCTCCAGTGGGAGTATAGGAATCGCTTGTATAGCTTTGGCAATTACAGGAGAACACGGTGAACctataaaattattagaaaatgaaTTCCCAATAGATAGTTTCCCTGAAACGATAAACGTAGAAGATTTTAAAAGTATCGTATCAACGTCAATTTATGATCAAAGTTCCGCAGAATCACCGCctttgatcgaatttaaaatTTGGAAACAAGGCAGAGTTAATCTTGAATCTCTATTACAAAAGCTATGTTCTGCAGTTAAACATGCAATTTGGGACTTAGTTacagaatataaatttttgttaactCCTCTGACAGAACCACTTACAAAAGATGCTCAAGAGATAtctattgaaaataaagaaaatcaaACTTCGGTAAAAATTGATGCTTTGCCAAAAATAATGCATGATTTAACAATTGATCGATTCGAGTCAGGTGAAGAGGGAAAACTACACAGTATCTACTGTGTAACGTTATCCCAATGGTTTCGATTTGCTTTAGAAATTGGAGTTCCATCGGTaaaaaggcatgaagtaattcttaATCACAGACATCCTATATCTACGATTATTACAGAGTTAGAAGCTATTATACAAGGTCAAGCACCGGATACATCCAGCAGATCTTTTGTCTTAAAAGACAGGCAACCCTtcatcgaaaaatatatttcaaatgagGAATTATTaactaaactaaaaaataataacTATTCTGTGTTAGAAAATGAAGGGAAGTTAGATTTGCCCGTTTACATACCATGTGATTTTAGTAAGGATGTACAAGGTACCTACactaaatgtattttaatagcTAGAAACTTTCATCAATGGAAAGCTTCGTTCAGCAAAACAGTACAGCCAGAATTACTTATCCCAAAag ATCAAAAACTTTTGCAAAAGTTTAATCCACTGATATTAGAATCTAATTTCGTATCAAGACAACGAATATTACTTGCGGAAATTCGAAGTGATAAT ATAGCTCTTTATACGTATAATTGGTCAAAAGAGAAatctgaaaaattaataaagcaaACTACAAATTTGGGCACGTGGCTATCATCAAGatcaaacttttttacaaaCGTAATAATGCAAAAATTAGGTATATTCCACCATCGACCAAATTTCTCGAGGGAACATACGAATTCACAATATTTGCAAATTATGGACATGGAAAGTCTTACAAAGTTTTCTGCTGTGCCACACAACGATGGGAAAGAGTGGATAAGATTGAATAACAGAAcgcaaaatataaaacataatcaATTTTCATGGAGTGAAGTAATTGGTCAAACAATGCGTGATGTAAAACCTAATAATTACTTTCATAGCAATATAGATCCGACGATAAAAGCAGTTTGTGATTTACAAGATTTGCGATTACGCGAAAAAAAGGTGAAAG aaGATTTGAACAAACTATATGCAATGTGGCAAAATCGCAATGCGGCTCCGAATATTCCAATCTCAATCGTCgctttaaatacttttaaacAATATTCTCGTTTAATACATTTTTGCCACACACCGTTATTGTTTTTACCTTCATGGCGCTTACAGTCTGCGGCTACAAGAGATCACTCACTTTCGGCACAATCGTCTTTAAATGCAGGCATCAACGTATGTCAACAACTATCACAACAAATGCAAAAAGGTCAAGATGAACAAACAAACCTTATAAAATGGCATAAAGAATTGTGCAGCTTGATGTTATCAGAATACAAGCAATATCTTCACTCATTAGGCTTTAGTTCAGTGCAAATAGAATCACCTGATAATAG TTTCGAAGAACCAAATCAGCAACAATCTTATTATCTCAAAAAGTCAATGCTTGGAGGAGTATTACTATTTGAAATTCACTTATCACAGCCATTTTTCATtgttaaattacatattattgaATGCAGTCGACTTCAAACAAAAGCCAGTAGCGCTTTAGTGAATCAA TTTATGCTAAGTTTCGTGGATGCAtgtgataaaattaaaattagtatGCATCTACATTCATTTACATATGATTTTCATTTACGTTCCATCCATTCGTACATAGCTGGGACTGGACCTTTATTAGTACAGCAAGGTTATCACTTGATTCATTTTCTTGATgattttaacaaatattatagCAAAGCACCAAATTATGCGAGAAATCTTATATACAGTG atgtAGTGACTATTCGCAATTTAGCGATATCAGGTCGGACCTTATATTCTTACTTATTATCTCACGAGAAGACTTATAATATGCGTGTATTTATAATGAAAAGTGATCTTCAAGATTCTGAAGAAAGTGAATATGTTCTAGTAAGCTTAAAAAGTACTCCTTTAATTAGTTACTGTGACGCACAAGATACTAAATACATCGATGATTTCGATGTTGTTCTGATTGTATCACATTTAGGACAGCCTCCACAAGCAGAAAAAACCGAAATTACTTTAAAATACTATTTAATGTTAACAAGCAAACGTGAATTATATCCAAAGAGAGAagtagaaaacaataaacttgGGAAGTTTCGTACGGTGTACAGTGTCGAAAAATCTCCAAGTACTTATACCGAGGCTGTTATGGATACTATAAACGAATCTTCTTCGGATCTTCAAGAATGTAAACAAGATTCAAATGATAAAAAGGGTGATACTAAATTATACAGTGCTACTCTTGGTACCAATTGTAATAATACGGGAGCACCAACACCTCCACCAGTACCTAATTCTCCGTTAACTCAAAATGTAAATCCTCCAAGTGTTTCGGTGAATTCTTCATCGCCACACTTAATTCAAATACGACAagaatcgattaattatttaggTTATTATTCCTCGCACGAGCAACTCATGCAACAAACAATAATGTCTCAAGCAAATGCGGCTCGCATGCATATAATGAATATGATAAAACGCGGAGCATTACAATGTAGAACGCATCTTTTAtggaataaattattagaaagtaAATCTGCAATGAATTATAACGAATTTTCCGAACTTTGTTCTTTGGCTCACGTTGAACCTTTATTAAACTTGGATCCAAGATTGAGGCCATTTATTAATCAACCAATTTCTTGGTATCAAACTTTATCAAAGGTTttgcaaaataaatatcaagAACATCATAAACAATTCAATACACCAGATGGAAATATTACTCATCTACTGATATTACATCCAAGTTTCTTTCAAGTTTTCATGATGTTAACTATAGATTTACATGCCTCACGAGGG gATTTATACGCAGTTTACTGTAAATCAGAAGAAATGATTAATGCCCCATGTTGTATAGAAGACacatataatttaatagaaGGTTTTGTAAATGCTTGCTGTTTTAATTTGTGGATGGGTCTCTACAGTTAA